A single window of Vigna unguiculata cultivar IT97K-499-35 chromosome 1, ASM411807v1, whole genome shotgun sequence DNA harbors:
- the LOC114186146 gene encoding F-box/WD-40 repeat-containing protein At3g52030, protein MNKHQRSFTAAKNGPSPTTADQIYKRRKTPTNILSLDPDIVCTIFALLDMFDLVRCSLVCKLWNAIIETRSLREFCERNVKNSSSEFTGKPLRVILGEIAMEQHRLALLRGGIYVDQWKGHSTTVAQCRMKMGVLGTGVGDKVIRLWSLDSQKCIEEHSIPDTFPLIDFDFDESKIVGLIGSHLCIWRRNGKRSIFPSLEGKFVKGSCMRYVDPEAVVGCDDGAVRVFDMYSRRCSQIIRVHPLPITCLCLNEDRLIVSGSTSGSIRISDPSSVQQVATLRTSDARGIRTMCFNPSSQLLFAGSAVGRAYCWDLRTRKLLWSNRVSPNVIYSLQHMQNDTSTLVVGGIDGILRLLNQNDGKTVSCFVVGDRLLSTFQSPSGFIQRRKGQRLPEDNIINIEPLVPRTDRPSITCLAVGMKKIVTTHNTNDIRLWKFES, encoded by the exons ATGAACAAACATCAACGGAGTTTCACGGCGGCGAAGAACGGTCCTTCTCCGACCACCGCCGACCAAATATATAAACGGCGGAAAACTCCGACCAACATACTGTCTCTAGACCCCGACATCGTGTGCACCATTTTCGCTCTCCTCGACATGTTCGACCTCGTTCGCTGCTCCCTCGTTTGCAAACTATG GAACGCCATCATCGAGACCCGGTCGCTGCGAGAGTTTTGTGAGAGGAACGTGAAGAATTCGTCTTCTGAATTTACCGGAAAGCCCTTGAGGGTGATTTTAGGAGAGATAGCTATGGAGCAGCATAGATTGGCTCTTCTACGTGGTGGCATTTACGTTGATCAGTGGAAGGGTCATTCAACTAC GGTTGCTCAGTGCCGAATGAAAATGGGCGTGCTAGGTACTGGCGTGGGTGATAAG GTTATTCGTCTCTGGTCATTAGACAGCCAAAAGTGCATAGAAGAACACTCAATCCCAGATACGTTCCCTTTAATTGACTTTGATTTTGATGAGAGCAAG atTGTTGGTCTAATTGGTAGTCATTTATGCATATGGCGGCGGAATGGAAAAAGAAGCATATTTCCTTCACTTGAAGGCAAATTTGTAAAAGGTTCATGCATGCG CTACGTTGATCCAGAAGCTGTGGTTGGGTGTGATGATGGAGCTGTTCGTGTTTTTGACATGTACAGTAGGAGATGTTCTCAAATAATAAG AGTGCACCCTTTACCGATAACATGCTTATGTTTGAACGAAGATCGATTGATAGTAAGTGGCTCCACCTCAGGGAGTATAAGAATATCAGATCCATCCTCTGTTCAGCAGGTAGCAACACTTAGAACAAGTGATGCCAGAG GCATAAGGACCATGTGCTTCAATCCCTCCTCTCAGCTACTGTTCGCAGGATCAGCTGTTGGACGTGCATATTGTTGGGACCTTAG AACAAGGAAACTGTTGTGGAGCAACCGAGTGAGTCCTAATGTTATATACTCCCTACAGCACATGCAGAATGACACATCAACATTAGTCGTTGGTGGAATAGATGGCATCTTAAGATTGCTAAATCAGAACGATGGCAAAActgtttcttgttttgttgtGGGTGATAGATTGTTATCAACATTTCAAAGTCCTTCTGGTTTCATTCAAAGAAGAAAAGGGCAGAGGTTGCCCGAAGATAACATCATAAATATTGAGCCCCTCGTACCTAGGACCGATCGACCTTCTATTACATGCCTCGCTGTTGGAATGAAGAAGATTGTTACCACACACAATACCAATGATATCAGATTATGGAAATTCGAAAGCTGA
- the LOC114165482 gene encoding N-terminal acetyltransferase A complex catalytic subunit NAA10-like produces the protein MVCIRKATVKDLLAMQACNLFCLPENYQMKYYFYHILSWPQLLYVAEDYNGRIVGYVLAKMEEETTDCHGHITSLAVLRTHRKLGLATKLMTAAQNAMEQVFGAEYVSLHVRKSNRAAFNLYTETLGYKIHDVEAKYYADGEDAYDMRKQLKGKQQHQQHHHHHHHHHHHHHHEHGGMCCSGEVKGNAKAT, from the exons ATGGTGTGCATAAGGAAGGCGACGGTGAAGGACCTTCTGGCGATGCAGGCGTGCAACCTCTTCTGCCTCCCTGAGAACTACCAGATGAAGTATTACTTCTATCACATCCTCTCATGGCCTCAGCTTCTCTACGTCGCCGAGGACTACAACGGTCGCATCGTCGGCTACGTCCTCGCCAAGATGGAGGAGGAAACCACCGACTGCCACGGCCACATCACCTCCCTCGCCGTCCTCCGCACCCACCGCAAACTCGGTCTCGCCACCAAACTCATGACCGCCGCACAGAACGCCATGGAGCAG GTGTTTGGTGCCGAGTACGTGTCCCTGCACGTGCGCAAGAGCAACCGCGCGGCCTTCAATTTGTACACGGAGACCTTGGGGTACAAGATTCATGATGTGGAGGCTAAGTATTATGCGGACGGAGAGGATGCTTATGACATGAGGAAGCAGCTCAAGGGGAAGCAGCAGCATCAGCAGCACCAtcatcaccaccatcaccatcaccaccaccaccatcacgaACATGGAGGCATGTGTTGTTCCGGAGAGGTCAAGGGGAATGCCAAAGCCACTTGA
- the LOC114185162 gene encoding beta-glucosidase 42 translates to MVKREEFLRENDHNEDASVSRNDFPPNFVFGVATSAYQIEGGCKEGGRGPSIWDAFSHIDGNIIDKSNGDVAVDHYHRYMEDIDLIAKLGFDAYRFSISWSRIFPDGLGTKINDEGITFYNNIINALLERGIQPYVTLYHWDLPLHLHETMGGWLNKQIIEYFAVYADTCFASFGDRVKNWMTINEPLQTAVNGYDTAIFAPGRCQNTRIEPYLAAHHQILAHAAAVSIYRNKYKEKQGGQVGIVVDCEWAEANSDKIEDKSAAARRLDFQIGWYLHPLYFGDYPESMRERLGDQLPKFSDEDKKLLLNKLDFIGLNHYTSRFISHVTENAGGNYYYKVQEAKRTVEWEGGETIGEKAASEWLYVVPWGIRKVLNYVSQNYATPIFVTENGMDDEDSDTLPLHEMLDDKLRVRYFKGYLASVARAIKDGVDVRGYFAWSLLDNFEWAQGYTKRFGLVYVDYQNGLSRHPKSSAYWFSRFLKAGENKNGKEQ, encoded by the exons ATGGTGAAGAGAGAGGAGTTCCTCAGAGAGAATGACCACAACGAAGACGCTTCTGTCTCGCGCAACGACTTCCCTCCCAACTTCGTCTTCGGAGTTGCCACTTCTGCATACCAG ATAGAAGGTGGTTGCAAGGAGGGTGGTAGAGGTCCTAGCATATGGGATGCATTCTCACACATTGATG GAAATATTATTGACAAAAGCAATGGCGATGTTGCAGTTGATCATTATCATCGGTACATG GAAGATATTGATCTAATAGCCAAGTTGGGATTTGATGCTTACAGATTTTCAATTTCGTGGTCTCGTATTTTTCCTG ATGGCTTAGGAACCAAAATCAATGACGAAGGGATAACTTTTTATAACAACATTATAAATGCTCTTCTTGAAAGAG GCATACAACCTTATGTAACTTTGTATCATTGGGATCTTCCTCTGCATCTTCATGAAACAATGGGAGGATGGTTAAATAAACAAATCAT AGAGTATTTTGCTGTTTATGCAGACACTTGCTTTGCAAGTTTTGGTGATAGAGTGAAGAACTGGATGACTATTAATGAGCCACTTCAAACTGCGGTCAATGGATATGATACTGCAATTTTTGCTCCAGGAAGATGTCAGAATACTCGTATAGAGCCCTATTTGGCAGCACATCATCAGATTTTAGCTCATGCAGCAGCTGTTTCCATATACCGAAACAAGTACAAG GAAAAACAAGGGGGACAAGTGGGCATCGTGGTAGATTGTGAATGGGCAGAGGCTAACTCTGATAAGATTGAAGATAAATCTGCTGCTGCAAGGCGCCTGGATTTTCAGATTGGATG GTACTTGCATCCACTATATTTCGGAGACTATCCTGAGTCTATGCGTGAACGACTTGGAGACCAGCTTCCCAAGTTCTCTGACGAGGATAAGAAACTTCTCTTGAATAAACTGGACTTTATTGGTCTAAATCACTATACATCAAGGTTTATTTCTCACGTGACAGAAAACGCTGGAGGAAACTACTACTACAAGGTGCAGGAAGCAAAAAGGACTG TGGAATGGGAAGGTGGCGAGACCATAGGTGAGAAG GCAGCATCAGAGTGGCTTTATGTTGTTCCCTGGGGTATACGGAAGGTTCTCAATTACGTATCACAAAATTATGCTACTCCCATATTTGTCACAGAGAACG GTATGGATGACGAAGATAGTGATACCTTGCCGCTACATGAGATGCTAGATGACAAACTTAGAGTTCGCTATTTCAAGGGATATCTTGCATCAGTTGCTCGGGCTATAAA GGATGGAGTAGATGTGAGAGGCTACTTTGCGTGGTCTTTACTGGACAACTTTGAATGGGCTCAAGGTTATACCAAACGCTTTGGATTGGTGTATGTAGACTATCAAAATGGACTCAGCAGACACCCCAAGTCATCTGCGTATTGGTTTTCACGGTTTCTGAAAGCTGGTGAAAACAAGAATGGTAAAGAACAGTAA
- the LOC114187450 gene encoding uncharacterized protein LOC114187450, protein MNNGSAPPQFILNGQNYHRIGSLLPEHGSKPKFAQLYIYDTENEMTNRVKHFSSNTKESVIDESLVVDLIEMIDNHNVLAKSFRRVRDLSLEHMESDFTLRLFRGRDIVVKKCSGELTRLHETHTAFIPLQYPLMFPYGEDGYQEDIPIRESHSKTKFRVRVRISLREFIAFRIQQRVVEAGNIVNACRLFQQFLVDCYTMVEAQRLSFIRANQKLIRCDILNGLQEAVNRGETDSSLIGRRIVLPASFTGGTRYIFNNCQDAMAICKKIGYPDLFITITCNVNWSEIKEFVLAKGLSASDRPDIVCRVFKMKLDEMMTDFKKKDFFGKAMQNGIKLDNRSVVPYNPLLLMRYQAHVNTEYCNKTNSIKYLFKYVNKGPDRATLKISNNSAQSEKSTIIDEIKRYKNANTIFLAWFEANKVYEEGKQLTYSEFPSKFVWFAKEKEWKPRKKGYNIGRLTYIPHGSGELYYLRILLTIQKGCIDYESIKTIDGKYYETYQEACYVLGLLADDKEYIDAIKEASEFASGYQLRRLFVTLLSMNTISKPDIVWNSTWNILCDGILYQKRKEMNLPGLQIQNAELQKLCLLEIEKMLMSNGRSLKDYPSLPQLDLSDVHTFNNIFIVDELQYNKQDMAKEHDNLFKALNDEQIHVYQDIMTVVLSKKGGFFFLYGYGGTGKTFMWKTLSAGLRSKGMIVLNVASSGITSLLLPGGKIAHSTFCIPLLINDASTCNIAQDSLRAKLLMATSLIIWDEAPMMNRMCFEAFDRTLRDIMRNVDYANKDKPFGGKAVVLGGDFRQILPVIKKGSRFDIIKSSINYSELWNCCKVLKLSKNMRLSTTSNTETANDIQEFADWILKIGDGKMDLNENGECMVEIPEQILITNTDLPLLALVEFVYPQFVVNMLNPNYFDDGAILCPTNDSVEKVNDFMLSLIGGEEVTYLSSDTPCQSDEQDEVQSEWFTYEFLNDIKCSGIPNHKLKLKTGVQIMLLRNIDQAKGLCNGTRLQVNHLGKNDFYTKNGFSAI, encoded by the exons atgaACAATGGTTCTGCTCCACCACAATTTATTCTGAATGGACAGAACTATCACCGTATTGGCAGTTTATTGCCAGAGCATGGATCAAAGCCAAAGTTTGCACAGCTGTACATATATGATACCGAAAATGAAATGACTAACAGAGTCAAGCATTTCAG ttcaaacaCCAAGGAATCTGTTATAGATGAATCATTGGTTGTTGATTTGATTGAAATGATTGACAATCACAATGTTCTTGCGAAATCTTTTAGAAGAGTAAGAGATTTGTCACTGGAACATATGGAATCAGATTTCACGCTAAGACTATTTAGAG GCAGAGATATAGTGGTAAAAAAATGTTCTGGTGAATTAACCAGACTGCACGAAACTCACACAGCTTTCATTCCACTGCAATATCCTCTCATGTTTCCATATGGAGAAGATGGTTATCAAGAGGATATCCCAATAAGAGAATCtcattcaaaaacaaaattcagGGTAAGAGTTAGAATTTCTTTGCGAGAATTTATTGCCTTTAGAATACAACAAAGAGTTGTAGAAGCAGGAAATATTGTGAATGCATGCAGATTGTTCCAACAGTTTCTGGTCGATTGCTATACAATGGTTGAAGCCCAAAGGTTGTCATTCATCAGAGCTAATCAGAAGTTAATTCGATGTGATATTCTTAATGGATTACAAGAAGCTGTTAATAGAGGAGAGACAGATTCTTCTTTAATTGGAAGACGTATTGTCTTGCCTGCTTCTTTCACTGGTGGTACCAGATACATATTCAACAATTGTCAAGATGCTATggcaatttgtaaaaaaattggataTCCGGATTTGTTCATTACTATAACATGCAATGTGAATTGGagtgaaataaaagaatttgtaTTAGCAAAAGGCTTATCAGCTTCGGATAGACCTGATATTGTATGTAGAGTGTTCAAAATGAAGCTGGATGAAATGATGacagattttaagaaaaaggaCTTCTTTGGAAAAGCAATGCAG AATGGAATTAAGCTGGACAATAGAAGTGTTGTTCCTTACAATCCACTACTTCTAATGAGGTATCAAGCACACGTCAATACAGAGTATTGCAACAAGaccaattcaataaaatatttgttcaaatatgtgaACAAAGGTCCCGACAGAGCTACTCTTaaaataagcaacaactctgcacagtctgaaaaatcaaccattattgATGAGATCAAAAG ATACAAAAATGCTAACACAATATTTCTAGCTTGGTTTGAGGCTAACAAAGTTTATGAGGAAGGAAAACAATTGACTTATTCAGAATTTCCAAGCAAATTTGTGTGGTTtgccaaagaaaaagaatggaaaccaaggaagaaaggCTACAACATTGGTAGACTTACTTATATTCCTCATGGGTCTGGAGAACTTTATTATTTGAGGATATTACTGACCATTcaaaaaggttgtattgatTATGAAAGCATTAAGACAATTGATGGAAAGTATTATGAAACATACCAAGAAGCTTGCTATGTTTTGGGATTGTTGGCTGACGACAAagaatatattgatgcaatcaAAGAAGCAAGTGAATTTGCTTCTGGGTATCAACTTAGAAgattatttgttactttgttgTCGATGAATACAATTTCTAAACCAGATATAGTTTGGAATTCTACTTGGAATATCTTATGTGATGgaattttgtaccaaaaaagGAAGGAGATGAACTTACcag GTCTTCAAATTCAGAATGCTGAATTACAAAAACTATGTCTGCTGGAAATAGAGAAAATGCTAATGTCAAATGGTAGAAGTTTGAAAGATTATCCTTCATTACCTCAACTTGATCTTTCAGATGTACATacattcaataatatatttattgttgatGAGCTGCAATATAATAAACAAGACATGGCGAAAGAACATGACAATTTGTTTAAAGCACTGAATGATGAACAAATTCATGTATATCAGGATATCATGACAGTTGTTCTTTCAAAGAAGGGAggattctttttcttatatggcTATGGTGGTACAGGTAAGACTTTTATGTGGAAGACATTGTCGGCTGGTCTAAGAAGCAAGGGCATGATTGTTTTGAACGTAGCATCAAGTGGAATTACTTCTTTATTACTTCCTGGTGGAAAAATAGCACACTCTACCTTTTGCATCCCACTGTTAATTAATGATGCATCAACTTGCAACATAGCACAAGATAGTCTCAGGGCAAAACTTCTTATGGCAACCAGTTTGATTAtttgggatgaagcaccaatgatGAATAGAATGTGCTTTGAGGCATTTGATAGAACACTAAGAGATATTATGCGAAATGTTGATTATGCCAATAAAGACAAACCATTTGGTGGCAAAGCAGTTGTGTTAGGAGGTGACTTTAGACAAATTCTACCAGTTATCAAAAAAGGATCTAGGTTTGATATCATAAAATCATCAATCAACTATTCAGAGTTATGGAATTGTTGTAAAGTGCTAAAGTTATCCAAGAACATGAGATTAAGTACTACATCAAATACTGAAACAGCCAATGATATTCaagaatttgctgattggatattgAAGATTGGAGATGGGAAAATGGAtctaaatgagaatggtgagtgCATGGTTGAAATTCCAGAACAGATCCTGATTACAAACACAGATTTACCTTTATTGGCATTGGTTGAATTTGTCTATCCTCAATTTGTGGTTAACATGTTGAATcctaattattttgatgatggagcAATTTTGTGCCCAACAAATGATTCTGTAGAGAAAGTAAATGATTTCATGTTGTCTTTAATTGGTGGTGAAGAGGTGACTTATTTAAGTTCAGATACACCTTGCCAATCTGATGAACAAGATGAAGTGCAATCTGAATGGTttacatatgaatttttaaatgatatcaaatgttcagGGATACCAAATCATAAACTGAAGTTGAAAACAGGTGTTCAAATTATGCTCTTGAGAAACATTGATCAAGCGAAAGGTCTATGCAATGGCACAAGATTGCAAGTCAACCATTTAGGCAAGAAT GATTTTTATACCAAGAATGGATTTAGTGCCATCTGA